A stretch of Arcobacter arenosus DNA encodes these proteins:
- a CDS encoding EAL domain-containing protein, with protein sequence MSLSKQLYFIIAIIFFIIFSGNFLISVKNMKEYLEVESATKAQDTATSIGMSLRPLIKDKNDPEIESIIKVISNSGFYKEIRLEDANFTIKSSELIGAAKQLDDSNWEIESVSVDSKFGSVEKVGDDSSLNEQLLKLEGESEDLGFVDDVKTQEYRYIPSNAYKQGGEIIFNIKAKKFDDSITTTAKLNIKKVLIQEKRDIKFEYVPSWFINLIPISLEEKTSEISDGWNTSAVIYVSPNPGEAYAKLYEQAKNSIVYAFIAFIISMIFLLVFVQFLLRPLKKIEALAKNIAQAKFGVIDPLPWTIEIKNVSIAMNDMSRKIESMINKLTNNINVLSKKLSEDELTGLDLKQTLETDIKQMFIKKEDGFIFNIKIDNLAAYAKTHTKDEVDSYLISFSNILKNLKSDNSLDINAYRVFGSEFALLAKTCDKNCALDICARLKLAFETLGEELKLTELAHIGATPFNELASINELLQGANEAYEKAKLIGPNEFFIGSKNVHSRDMNLWRELIKQIITDNDFDIEFINDAYKIEGETNEIVMQEAFTKAKDQENNQIPIGTFVSIAEKYEMIESFDKAVIEKVITYVILNNINHKICINLSIDSIGKKDFIKWLQNRISRNKEIASKLVFSLTAYSVAKDMDIFKNFCDSMHSCGARVIIKRFESKFIPTENLKEFNVDYIRLARDYTSDIEKERSKQDFLDSICDLADLLNIKIFAENVKDKKDLEILKKVKLFAASK encoded by the coding sequence ATGTCATTATCTAAACAACTATATTTTATTATCGCTATTATCTTTTTCATTATTTTTAGTGGAAACTTTTTAATAAGTGTAAAAAATATGAAAGAATACCTTGAGGTAGAATCAGCAACAAAGGCACAAGATACTGCTACATCAATTGGGATGAGCTTAAGACCTTTAATTAAAGACAAAAACGATCCAGAGATTGAGTCTATAATTAAAGTGATTTCAAATAGTGGCTTTTACAAAGAGATAAGACTTGAAGATGCTAATTTTACAATTAAATCAAGTGAATTAATTGGTGCAGCTAAACAATTAGATGATTCTAACTGGGAAATTGAGTCTGTAAGTGTTGATTCTAAATTTGGTAGTGTTGAAAAAGTTGGTGATGATAGTTCTTTAAATGAACAACTTTTAAAACTTGAAGGTGAAAGTGAAGATTTAGGTTTTGTTGATGATGTTAAAACTCAAGAGTATAGATATATTCCATCAAATGCTTACAAACAAGGTGGAGAAATAATTTTCAATATCAAAGCAAAAAAGTTTGATGATTCAATTACCACAACGGCAAAACTAAATATCAAAAAAGTTTTAATCCAAGAGAAAAGAGATATTAAATTTGAATATGTTCCTAGCTGGTTTATAAATTTAATTCCAATTAGTCTTGAAGAAAAAACAAGTGAAATCTCAGATGGTTGGAATACTAGTGCAGTAATTTATGTAAGTCCCAATCCAGGGGAAGCTTATGCAAAACTTTATGAACAAGCTAAAAACTCAATTGTTTATGCTTTTATTGCCTTTATAATTTCAATGATTTTTCTTTTAGTTTTTGTTCAATTTTTATTAAGACCACTTAAAAAGATTGAGGCTTTAGCTAAAAATATTGCTCAAGCAAAATTTGGTGTGATAGATCCTCTACCTTGGACAATTGAGATTAAAAATGTTTCTATTGCAATGAATGATATGTCAAGAAAAATTGAATCAATGATTAACAAACTTACTAACAATATAAATGTTTTATCAAAAAAATTATCTGAAGATGAATTAACAGGATTAGATTTAAAACAAACATTAGAAACTGATATAAAACAAATGTTTATAAAAAAAGAGGATGGTTTTATCTTTAATATAAAAATTGACAATCTTGCAGCCTATGCGAAAACCCACACAAAAGATGAAGTTGATTCATATTTAATTAGTTTTTCAAATATATTAAAAAATCTTAAATCTGATAATAGCTTAGATATAAATGCCTATAGAGTATTTGGTTCTGAATTTGCACTTTTAGCTAAAACTTGTGATAAAAATTGTGCTTTAGATATTTGTGCAAGATTAAAACTTGCCTTTGAAACCTTAGGGGAGGAATTAAAATTAACAGAACTTGCTCACATTGGGGCAACACCATTTAATGAGTTAGCTTCTATTAATGAACTTTTACAAGGTGCAAATGAAGCCTATGAAAAAGCGAAACTAATTGGTCCAAATGAGTTCTTTATTGGTTCAAAAAATGTACATTCAAGGGATATGAATCTATGGAGAGAATTAATTAAACAAATAATCACAGATAATGATTTTGACATTGAATTTATCAACGATGCTTATAAAATTGAAGGTGAAACAAATGAGATTGTTATGCAAGAAGCCTTTACAAAAGCAAAAGATCAAGAGAACAATCAAATACCAATTGGTACTTTTGTCTCAATTGCAGAAAAATATGAGATGATTGAAAGTTTTGATAAAGCAGTTATTGAAAAAGTTATTACTTATGTAATTTTAAATAATATAAACCACAAGATTTGTATAAATTTATCAATTGATTCAATTGGGAAAAAAGATTTTATAAAATGGCTTCAAAATAGAATCTCAAGAAACAAAGAGATTGCATCTAAACTTGTGTTTTCATTAACAGCTTATTCTGTTGCAAAAGATATGGATATATTCAAAAATTTCTGTGATTCAATGCATAGTTGTGGAGCTCGGGTTATTATTAAAAGATTTGAAAGTAAATTTATTCCTACAGAAAATTTAAAAGAGTTCAATGTTGATTATATAAGACTTGCTAGAGATTATACAAGCGATATAGAAAAAGAAAGGTCTAAGCAAGATTTCTTAGATTCTATTTGCGACTTAGCAGACCTACTAAATATTAAAATTTTTGCTGAAAATGTAAAAGATAAAAAAGATTTAGAGATATTAAAAAAAGTTAAACTTTTTGCAGCAAGTAAATAG
- a CDS encoding PAS domain S-box protein, translating into MMKIEKIRNILIFMLMLFSIFVIYTIVDNTKNNETFLKKMIINEAISNYNSIIDTRKWNASHGGVYVKQNESIKPNKYLKDNTLETKDGQILVKINPAWMTRQISEISNKDHQNYFKLTSLNPINPINAPDDFEKEALNYFEKNKTESFYSKLEKDFTKFDFMGSLKVTKSCLQCHEHQGYKIGDIRGGIRISIPTKEYYEIFNKIEEKSNTLIALFIFLAIMLILIFIKIFEKLSGNNLEINKNLKEIKELEKDKEKLLLRYDRALEGSRDGLWDWDLVNSKVFFSKNWKKMLGFEDDELANELDEWSKRVHPDDIDEAIKDIKNNHEKKTTYYKNIHRMKHKDGHYVWILDRGKTYFNKEGKAIRMVGFHSDITELKNLEIDLKNTKKELLEFKFIIESAPVSIITTDTEGKMIYVNPYICQLSAYTKEELLGLKPSIFRGDFSKETELKIKNMWNRIKNKKTWGGIFKNKTKDNKDFWVTATVLPIINSKGDIVNFLGIMREITKEVYLEKKLKEKEEMMLAQSRNAAMGEMISMIAHQWRQPITTISMDANNIIADIELNEFDENVIKDIAHNIGEQTQFLSKTIDDFRNFFKEDKEVEEFKVSDLINELDTILLASIKNNNITYKVEYEQNLSMKTHKRELLQVLLNLVKNAKEALIENKNNDKIIKLFFKEEDENIQIVVQDNAGGIKEENLDKIFKAYFTTKKEMNGTGLGLYMSKMIIEKNLKGTIVVTNEKDGAQFIITIKKNLIL; encoded by the coding sequence ATGATGAAAATAGAAAAAATTCGTAATATTTTAATTTTTATGTTAATGTTATTTTCAATATTTGTAATCTATACAATAGTTGATAATACTAAAAATAATGAAACCTTTTTAAAAAAAATGATTATTAATGAGGCAATTTCAAACTACAATAGCATAATAGATACAAGAAAATGGAATGCTTCCCATGGTGGAGTTTATGTAAAACAAAATGAATCTATAAAACCAAATAAATATTTAAAAGACAATACCCTTGAGACAAAAGATGGACAGATACTTGTAAAAATAAATCCTGCATGGATGACAAGACAGATTTCAGAAATATCAAATAAAGACCATCAAAACTACTTTAAATTAACAAGTTTAAACCCAATAAATCCAATAAATGCTCCCGATGATTTTGAAAAAGAAGCACTAAATTATTTTGAAAAAAATAAAACGGAATCTTTTTATTCAAAACTAGAAAAAGATTTCACAAAATTTGATTTTATGGGCTCTTTAAAAGTAACAAAATCATGCCTACAATGCCATGAACACCAAGGTTATAAAATAGGTGATATAAGAGGTGGAATAAGAATCTCTATTCCTACAAAAGAGTATTATGAAATATTTAATAAAATAGAAGAAAAAAGTAATACATTAATTGCTCTTTTTATTTTTTTAGCAATTATGCTGATATTAATTTTTATAAAAATATTTGAAAAATTAAGTGGTAATAATTTAGAGATAAATAAAAACCTAAAAGAGATTAAAGAACTTGAAAAAGATAAAGAGAAACTTCTTTTAAGATATGACAGAGCTTTAGAGGGGAGTAGAGATGGTTTATGGGATTGGGATTTAGTAAATAGCAAAGTTTTTTTCTCCAAAAACTGGAAAAAGATGCTAGGCTTTGAAGATGATGAGTTAGCAAATGAACTTGATGAATGGTCAAAAAGAGTTCACCCTGATGATATTGATGAGGCTATAAAAGATATAAAAAACAATCATGAGAAAAAAACTACTTATTATAAAAATATCCATAGAATGAAACATAAAGATGGTCATTATGTATGGATACTAGATAGAGGAAAAACCTATTTTAATAAAGAGGGAAAAGCAATTAGAATGGTTGGTTTTCACTCTGATATTACAGAATTAAAAAATCTAGAGATAGATTTAAAAAATACAAAAAAAGAACTTTTAGAATTTAAATTTATAATTGAAAGTGCTCCTGTTTCGATTATTACAACAGATACTGAAGGGAAGATGATTTATGTAAATCCATATATTTGCCAATTAAGTGCTTATACAAAAGAGGAATTATTAGGACTAAAACCAAGCATATTTAGAGGTGATTTTAGTAAAGAAACCGAACTTAAAATAAAAAATATGTGGAATAGAATCAAAAACAAAAAAACTTGGGGTGGGATATTCAAAAACAAAACAAAAGATAATAAAGATTTTTGGGTTACAGCTACTGTTCTTCCAATTATAAATAGTAAGGGTGATATTGTAAACTTTTTAGGGATTATGAGAGAGATTACAAAAGAGGTTTATTTAGAAAAGAAGCTAAAAGAAAAAGAAGAGATGATGTTAGCCCAATCAAGAAATGCTGCAATGGGTGAAATGATTAGTATGATTGCACACCAATGGAGACAACCAATTACTACAATATCTATGGATGCCAATAATATTATTGCAGATATTGAATTAAATGAATTTGATGAAAATGTCATCAAAGATATTGCACATAATATTGGAGAACAAACTCAATTTTTGTCAAAAACAATAGATGATTTTAGAAACTTTTTTAAAGAAGATAAAGAGGTTGAAGAGTTTAAAGTTAGTGATTTAATTAATGAATTAGATACTATTTTATTAGCTTCAATTAAAAACAATAACATAACTTATAAAGTGGAATATGAACAAAATCTAAGTATGAAAACTCACAAAAGAGAACTTTTACAAGTTTTACTTAATCTTGTCAAAAATGCAAAAGAAGCTCTTATTGAAAACAAAAACAATGACAAAATAATAAAACTCTTTTTTAAAGAAGAAGATGAAAATATTCAAATAGTTGTACAAGATAATGCAGGTGGAATAAAAGAGGAAAACCTTGATAAAATTTTTAAAGCCTATTTCACAACAAAAAAAGAGATGAATGGTACAGGGCTTGGTTTATATATGTCAAAAATGATTATTGAAAAAAACCTAAAAGGAACAATAGTAGTTACAAATGAGAAAGATGGTGCACAATTTATTATAACTATAAAAAAGAATCTAATTTTATGA
- a CDS encoding response regulator: MENLKELKEICKDFKVMYVEDDESIASTLINYLSKFFKEVIYLTNGNDALDTYKDDKEFDIIISDIKMPGIDGLELTDEIKKINPNQNIIIVSAYSEMDNFLKSIKLGVDGFITKPIDYVNLNKTLFKTAEKIKAFKDNKIFEERLKVENNKLKQFSEVFDKVAIVSKTNTNKEIIYVNDFFCEISGYSKEELLGKEHEVVRHPDMPKSVFTKMWEELEVGNTWEGTIKNKAKDGSPYFLHYVVIPLKDVDGKIYEYIGIGFLTTHEELEKREFKKKVMTNYLEFKKTNINAIERISSLEKELESVKSKNESLVLSTSNAEKRLKKASSEVDFLEKKLKERDGHYKKILEMQKSNLVNITNAHQKALALNEKYENEIRKINEIIEVKTQEILNLNGKLNEQSNVVHDLRDTIKNINS; encoded by the coding sequence ATGGAAAACTTAAAAGAATTAAAAGAGATTTGCAAAGATTTTAAGGTTATGTATGTGGAAGATGATGAATCAATCGCTTCTACATTAATTAATTATTTATCAAAATTTTTTAAAGAAGTTATATATTTAACAAATGGAAATGATGCTTTAGATACTTATAAAGATGACAAAGAGTTTGATATTATAATTAGTGATATAAAAATGCCTGGTATTGATGGTTTAGAGTTAACTGATGAGATTAAAAAAATAAATCCAAATCAAAATATTATAATTGTTTCTGCTTATTCAGAGATGGATAATTTCTTAAAATCAATAAAACTTGGTGTAGATGGTTTTATTACCAAACCTATAGATTATGTAAACTTAAATAAAACACTTTTTAAAACAGCAGAAAAAATAAAAGCATTTAAAGATAATAAGATTTTTGAAGAAAGATTAAAAGTAGAAAATAATAAATTAAAGCAGTTTTCTGAAGTTTTTGATAAAGTTGCTATTGTTTCTAAAACAAATACAAATAAAGAGATTATTTATGTAAATGATTTTTTCTGTGAGATTTCTGGATATTCAAAAGAGGAGCTTTTAGGGAAAGAACATGAAGTTGTAAGACATCCTGATATGCCAAAATCTGTTTTTACTAAAATGTGGGAAGAACTAGAAGTGGGTAACACTTGGGAAGGGACAATTAAAAATAAAGCAAAAGATGGGAGTCCTTATTTTTTACATTATGTAGTTATTCCTTTAAAAGATGTTGATGGAAAAATTTATGAATATATTGGAATAGGTTTTTTAACAACCCATGAGGAACTTGAAAAAAGAGAATTTAAGAAAAAAGTTATGACTAATTATCTTGAATTTAAAAAAACAAATATAAATGCAATTGAAAGAATTTCATCTTTAGAAAAAGAATTGGAAAGTGTAAAATCAAAGAATGAATCTTTAGTTCTTTCAACTTCAAATGCTGAGAAAAGATTAAAAAAAGCAAGTAGTGAAGTAGACTTTTTAGAAAAAAAATTAAAAGAAAGAGATGGCCATTATAAGAAGATTCTTGAGATGCAAAAATCTAATTTAGTAAATATTACAAATGCTCATCAAAAGGCACTTGCATTAAATGAAAAGTATGAAAATGAGATTAGAAAAATTAATGAAATTATTGAAGTTAAAACACAAGAGATACTAAATTTAAATGGAAAGTTGAATGAACAATCTAATGTGGTTCATGATTTAAGAGATACTATAAAAAATATCAATTCATAA
- a CDS encoding efflux RND transporter permease subunit — MFEKFIKFFVENSRMNYTLFVLVFAIGIWSYNNTPKEIFPSFDMDMISVRGSYTGASVDILDKMAVAEIEDNLKNIDSVDVMTTVISPGSFSIVLELKKGKNRFNEADKIKDAIANVKSNLPSDMDEPTVNVLERSRSLIDITLTSEKYTTDELKPFADNLKSKLLGLGGINDITIYGDSDKYFEVLLDDRKIEALNLNKNSVFSAISTLSYIFPVGKIEGGSKHYYISTFNGAKTAQDFANTQIRINNQNLYLRDIAFISKKYEDSSTMYSFNGQNALSLAIEQSNSADAIKIVQNIKKILPEMNKKNPDIKISIADDNSERILDRLNIVVSNIMLGIILITILVMILINFRMSFIIAIGIPTSFVIAAVYMYLSGYTINMISLVGVLIAIGIVVDDAIVVSENIQQHIEEGYAPKEAAIMGAKEMFKPVTIASITTLFSFLPILMISGTMGEVMKLIPIALSALVVASLIESFVFLPIHAVHTLKNGAKVTSWEKANKIYNSILHFFMDWKKSFLIIFIIAVPVATFFAMKTSKFQMFPKFDGTDVKISIKANENTKLEDAFKIVQAIESDIMEKGDKFFVRSIDSVAGFRRDNGGNTERYPYVMYMTVELQKLKEANFLDKYVTPYLSFYYDDEGRTRTEKSRQIAKKLKNFIEKKNYKEKYNLEEIIVLERRVGPVKSDLKIGLVSNDNEKIINGIEMLQKELSNMKGIKTVSNSLKFGVDEIKLKVNAYGEQLGLDEAFIGSYLSNMYLSKKKGTTFDATNMLDIKIESINKDDFENFKNLSVPLSDGTFISLNQVVDFNIIRGFEQLIKDNGEKNFYIFANVDPEILTAGEALEKIQPTLDKIKENDVKIILKGEAEKQKSLRNDMMLATALALTLIMLSMLYLFNSFRETFILMSVIPFSLLGVLIGHKIMGLNLSMPSMIGALGLAGVVINDGIIMMTYLKKAKTLHDVFIRATKRFRPIVLTTITTLIGMSSLIFFPTGQAVIFQPIAIGLGFGLLWGTILNLIYLPVIYSISHKLKKEK; from the coding sequence ATGTTTGAAAAATTTATAAAGTTTTTTGTTGAAAATTCAAGAATGAATTATACACTTTTTGTGTTAGTTTTTGCAATTGGAATTTGGTCATATAATAATACACCAAAAGAGATTTTTCCAAGTTTTGATATGGACATGATTTCAGTAAGAGGTTCATATACAGGGGCATCAGTTGATATTTTAGATAAAATGGCTGTAGCTGAAATAGAAGATAATCTAAAAAACATAGATAGTGTTGATGTAATGACTACAGTAATTAGCCCAGGAAGTTTTTCTATTGTATTAGAATTAAAAAAAGGTAAAAATAGATTTAATGAAGCAGATAAAATCAAAGATGCAATTGCAAATGTTAAATCAAACTTACCATCAGACATGGATGAGCCAACAGTTAATGTTTTAGAGCGTTCAAGATCACTTATTGATATAACTTTAACATCAGAAAAATATACAACAGATGAATTAAAACCTTTCGCTGACAATCTAAAAAGTAAACTTCTTGGCCTTGGTGGAATTAATGATATTACTATTTATGGAGATTCAGATAAATATTTTGAAGTTTTATTAGATGATAGAAAAATTGAGGCTTTAAATCTAAATAAGAATAGTGTTTTTTCTGCAATCTCAACACTATCTTATATATTTCCTGTTGGTAAAATTGAAGGGGGAAGTAAACACTACTATATCTCTACATTCAATGGAGCTAAAACTGCCCAAGATTTTGCTAATACTCAAATTAGAATAAACAATCAAAATCTATATTTAAGAGATATTGCTTTTATTTCAAAAAAATATGAAGATTCTTCAACAATGTATTCATTTAATGGACAAAATGCACTATCTTTAGCAATTGAACAAAGTAATAGTGCTGATGCTATTAAGATAGTACAAAATATTAAAAAAATTCTTCCTGAAATGAATAAAAAGAATCCAGATATCAAAATCTCAATTGCTGATGACAACTCAGAAAGGATTCTTGATAGACTTAATATTGTTGTATCAAATATCATGCTTGGAATTATTCTTATTACTATTTTAGTAATGATTTTAATTAACTTTAGAATGTCATTTATTATAGCAATTGGTATACCAACTTCTTTTGTAATTGCGGCAGTATACATGTATCTAAGTGGCTATACTATAAATATGATTTCACTAGTTGGAGTATTAATTGCAATTGGTATTGTTGTAGATGATGCCATTGTTGTAAGTGAAAATATTCAACAACATATTGAAGAGGGTTACGCTCCAAAAGAAGCTGCTATTATGGGTGCTAAAGAGATGTTTAAACCTGTTACTATTGCTTCAATTACAACCCTATTTTCATTTTTACCAATTTTAATGATTAGTGGGACTATGGGTGAGGTTATGAAGTTAATTCCTATTGCTTTATCTGCACTTGTTGTTGCTTCATTGATAGAATCATTTGTATTCTTACCAATTCATGCAGTTCATACACTTAAAAATGGTGCAAAAGTAACTTCCTGGGAAAAAGCAAATAAAATCTATAATTCAATTTTACACTTTTTTATGGATTGGAAAAAAAGCTTTTTAATCATCTTTATTATTGCCGTTCCTGTTGCAACTTTTTTTGCTATGAAAACTTCGAAATTTCAGATGTTCCCAAAATTTGATGGAACTGATGTAAAAATTTCAATTAAAGCAAATGAAAATACAAAACTAGAAGATGCCTTTAAAATTGTTCAAGCTATTGAATCTGATATTATGGAAAAAGGTGATAAGTTTTTTGTAAGAAGTATAGATTCTGTAGCTGGATTTAGACGAGACAATGGAGGAAATACTGAAAGGTATCCATATGTTATGTATATGACAGTAGAACTTCAAAAGCTAAAAGAAGCAAACTTCTTGGATAAATATGTAACACCTTATTTATCATTTTATTATGATGATGAGGGAAGAACTAGAACAGAAAAATCAAGGCAAATTGCAAAAAAATTAAAAAACTTTATTGAGAAAAAAAACTATAAAGAAAAATATAACTTAGAAGAGATAATCGTATTAGAAAGAAGAGTTGGTCCAGTTAAATCAGACCTTAAAATAGGTCTTGTTTCTAATGATAATGAAAAAATCATAAATGGTATTGAGATGCTTCAAAAAGAGCTTTCAAACATGAAAGGGATTAAAACAGTATCAAACTCTTTAAAGTTTGGTGTTGATGAGATTAAGTTAAAAGTAAACGCCTATGGAGAACAGCTAGGTCTTGATGAAGCCTTTATTGGTTCATATCTATCAAATATGTATCTTTCAAAGAAAAAGGGAACAACCTTTGATGCAACAAATATGCTTGATATAAAAATAGAAAGTATCAATAAAGATGATTTTGAAAACTTTAAAAACTTAAGTGTACCTCTTAGTGATGGAACATTTATTTCATTAAATCAAGTTGTTGATTTTAATATTATTAGAGGTTTTGAGCAACTTATAAAAGACAATGGGGAGAAAAACTTCTATATCTTTGCTAATGTTGACCCAGAAATTTTAACAGCAGGTGAAGCTTTAGAAAAAATTCAACCTACACTAGACAAGATAAAAGAAAATGATGTAAAAATCATTCTAAAAGGGGAAGCTGAAAAGCAAAAGTCATTAAGAAATGATATGATGTTAGCAACAGCACTTGCCTTAACACTTATTATGCTTTCAATGTTGTATTTATTTAATTCTTTTAGGGAAACATTTATTTTAATGAGTGTTATTCCATTTTCACTTCTTGGAGTTTTAATAGGTCATAAAATAATGGGTCTTAATCTATCAATGCCATCTATGATTGGAGCGTTAGGACTTGCGGGTGTTGTTATAAATGATGGTATTATTATGATGACATATCTAAAAAAAGCAAAAACACTACATGATGTATTTATTAGGGCAACAAAAAGATTTAGACCAATTGTACTTACAACAATTACAACACTTATTGGTATGAGTTCACTAATCTTTTTCCCAACAGGTCAAGCGGTTATATTCCAACCAATTGCAATTGGACTTGGGTTTGGACTTTTATGGGGAACAATACTAAATCTAATCTATCTACCAGTTATATATTCAATTTCACATAAACTAAAAAAAGAAAAGTAA